A stretch of Anaeromyxobacter dehalogenans 2CP-1 DNA encodes these proteins:
- a CDS encoding DNA-directed RNA polymerase subunit alpha produces MVDPIVTKNWRDLIKPRGLVVDQDSLSNTYGKFVAEPLERGFGITLGNSLRRVLLSSLQGAAITSVKVEGVEHEFMTIPEVAEDVTDIILNLKEVLLQIHTNDVKTIRIEADGPKEIKAGDLITDAQVEVLNPGHHILTISEGGRVRAEMTARRGRGYVPAERNKIPGSPIGTIPIDALFSPIRKVNYQVTNARVGQQTDYDKLTLEVWTDGSVAPADAVAFAAKIVKEQLSIFINFDEAEEPAEEIKPVEEQKLNENLFRSVDELELSVRSANCLQNANIKTIGDLVQKTEAEMLKTKNFGRKSLKEIKEILAEMGLSLGMKLENWPPKAAPQGGAPKV; encoded by the coding sequence ATGGTCGATCCGATCGTCACGAAGAACTGGCGGGACCTCATCAAGCCCCGCGGCCTGGTCGTCGACCAGGACAGCCTCTCGAACACCTACGGGAAGTTCGTCGCGGAGCCGCTCGAGCGGGGCTTCGGCATCACCCTCGGCAACTCGCTCCGGCGCGTGCTGCTCTCGAGCCTGCAGGGCGCCGCGATCACCTCGGTGAAGGTCGAGGGCGTCGAGCACGAGTTCATGACCATCCCCGAGGTGGCCGAGGACGTCACCGACATCATCCTCAACCTCAAGGAAGTGCTGCTCCAGATCCACACCAACGACGTGAAGACGATCCGGATCGAGGCGGACGGCCCGAAGGAGATCAAGGCCGGCGACCTCATCACGGACGCGCAGGTCGAGGTGCTGAACCCGGGCCACCACATCCTCACCATCAGCGAGGGCGGGCGGGTCCGCGCCGAGATGACCGCGCGCCGCGGCCGCGGCTACGTGCCGGCCGAGCGGAACAAGATCCCCGGCTCGCCGATCGGCACCATCCCCATCGACGCGCTCTTCAGCCCCATCCGCAAGGTGAACTACCAGGTCACCAACGCGCGCGTCGGGCAGCAGACCGACTACGACAAGCTGACGCTCGAGGTCTGGACCGACGGCTCGGTCGCCCCGGCCGACGCGGTCGCCTTCGCCGCGAAGATCGTGAAGGAGCAGCTCTCGATCTTCATCAACTTCGACGAGGCGGAGGAGCCGGCCGAGGAGATCAAGCCGGTCGAGGAGCAGAAGCTGAACGAGAACCTCTTCCGCTCGGTGGACGAGCTGGAGCTCTCGGTCCGCAGCGCGAACTGCCTGCAGAACGCGAACATCAAGACCATCGGCGACCTCGTTCAGAAGACCGAGGCCGAGATGCTCAAGACGAAGAATTTCGGCCGGAAGTCGCTGAAGGAGATCAAGGAGATCCTGGCCGAGATGGGCCTCTCCCTCGGCATGAAGCTCGAGAACTGGCCGCCGAAGGCGGCGCCGCAGGGCGGCGCGCCCAAGGTCTAG
- the rpsM gene encoding 30S ribosomal protein S13 — translation MARIAGVDLPREKRIEVSLQYIYGIGKTSAKLILERANVSPVTRTKDLTDDEVRRIRETIEQNVKVEGDLRREISLNVKRLMDLGCYRGLRHRKGLPVRGQRTHTNARTRKGPKKGLVRKAAAPAPMA, via the coding sequence ATGGCTCGAATCGCCGGCGTCGACCTTCCCCGTGAGAAGCGGATCGAGGTCAGCCTCCAGTACATCTACGGAATCGGGAAGACCTCCGCGAAGCTCATCCTCGAGCGCGCGAACGTCAGCCCGGTGACCCGGACCAAGGACCTCACGGACGACGAGGTCCGCCGCATCCGCGAGACCATCGAGCAGAACGTGAAGGTGGAGGGCGACCTCCGCCGCGAGATCTCGCTCAACGTCAAGCGGCTCATGGACCTCGGCTGCTACCGCGGCCTCCGGCACCGCAAGGGCCTGCCGGTCCGCGGCCAGCGCACGCACACCAACGCCCGCACGCGGAAGGGTCCGAAGAAGGGCCTCGTCCGCAAGGCGGCGGCGCCGGCCCCCATGGCCTAA
- the map gene encoding type I methionyl aminopeptidase: protein MYGTTRERAATRTSADVAGIRAAGRVVWEVLEALAAAAAPGVTTADLDRLAAARTRELGAAPAFLGYHGYPATLCISVNDEVIHGIPSPDHVLEEGDLVGLDFGAVLDGWYGDSARTVAVGRTTPEGERLLAVTRAALARGIAAALPGRHTGDVGAAVQRHVEAAGFSVVRDFVGHGIGRRLHEPPQVPNFGTPGTGALLRAGMVIAIEPMVNAGGREVETLDDGWTAVTRDGSRSAHFEHTVAITENGPEVLTLPEGVPLEDA from the coding sequence ATGTACGGGACGACCCGCGAACGCGCCGCCACGCGGACCTCCGCCGACGTGGCCGGGATCCGCGCCGCCGGCCGCGTCGTCTGGGAGGTGCTGGAGGCGCTGGCGGCCGCCGCCGCCCCGGGCGTCACCACCGCCGACCTGGATCGCCTCGCGGCCGCGCGCACGCGCGAGCTCGGCGCGGCCCCGGCGTTCCTCGGCTACCACGGCTACCCCGCCACGCTCTGCATCTCGGTGAACGACGAGGTGATCCACGGGATCCCGTCGCCGGACCACGTGCTCGAGGAGGGCGACCTGGTCGGCCTCGACTTCGGGGCGGTGCTCGACGGCTGGTACGGCGACTCGGCCCGGACGGTCGCGGTGGGACGGACCACGCCCGAGGGCGAGCGGCTGCTGGCCGTGACCCGGGCCGCGCTGGCGCGAGGCATCGCCGCGGCGCTCCCCGGGCGCCACACCGGCGACGTCGGCGCGGCCGTGCAGCGCCACGTCGAGGCGGCGGGCTTCTCGGTGGTGCGCGACTTCGTGGGCCACGGCATCGGCCGCCGCCTGCACGAGCCGCCCCAGGTCCCGAACTTCGGGACCCCCGGGACGGGGGCGCTCCTCCGGGCCGGTATGGTCATCGCCATCGAGCCGATGGTGAACGCGGGCGGCCGCGAGGTCGAGACGCTCGACGACGGGTGGACCGCGGTGACGCGGGACGGGTCTCGATCCGCGCACTTCGAGCACACCGTGGCCATCACGGAAAACGGACCGGAAGTCCTCACGTTGCCGGAAGGAGTGCCGCTGGAGGACGCCTGA
- the rpsK gene encoding 30S ribosomal protein S11, with the protein MADEKQTKAEQPAKKEEATAPAAPNLGGIEPVTASPVTPKKGKKRVKKNIAAGIVHIASTFNNTQITITDVTGNVIAWSSAGARGFKGSRKSTPFAAQVAAGDAAAKAMEHGLKTVSVVVKGPGAGRESALRALSAAGLKITLIRDVTPIPHNGCRPPKRRRV; encoded by the coding sequence GTGGCTGACGAGAAGCAGACGAAGGCAGAGCAGCCTGCGAAGAAGGAGGAGGCGACCGCTCCCGCGGCGCCCAACCTCGGCGGCATCGAGCCGGTGACCGCGTCGCCCGTGACCCCGAAGAAGGGGAAGAAGCGGGTGAAGAAGAACATCGCGGCGGGCATCGTCCACATCGCCTCGACCTTCAACAACACGCAGATCACCATCACCGACGTGACCGGCAACGTGATCGCCTGGTCCAGCGCCGGCGCGCGCGGCTTCAAGGGCTCGCGCAAGTCGACGCCGTTCGCCGCGCAGGTCGCGGCGGGCGACGCCGCCGCCAAGGCGATGGAGCACGGCCTCAAGACCGTCTCGGTGGTGGTGAAGGGCCCGGGCGCCGGCCGCGAGTCCGCCCTCCGTGCGCTCTCCGCCGCCGGCCTCAAGATCACCCTGATCCGCGACGTGACGCCGATCCCGCACAACGGGTGCCGGCCGCCCAAGCGCCGCCGGGTCTGA
- a CDS encoding adenylate kinase codes for MILILLGPPGAGKGTQAKLLSSELGIPHISTGDMFRDHKARGTEIGKQVQAIMDAGGLVTDDITNAMVKERLSRPDVAPGFILDGYPRTVVQAEYLDGLLRSLGRSIDRALSYEVPEELVVERISGRRSCPRCGAVYHVSQNPPHRAGFCDRDDAALVQREDDKPENVRKRMQEYGTKTEPLKRYYRDRGELSDVEGVGTPEGILAVTKKVLGR; via the coding sequence ATGATCCTCATCCTCCTCGGCCCGCCCGGCGCGGGCAAGGGCACGCAGGCCAAGCTCCTCTCCTCGGAGCTCGGCATCCCGCACATCTCGACCGGCGACATGTTCCGCGACCACAAGGCGCGCGGGACCGAGATCGGCAAGCAGGTCCAGGCCATCATGGACGCCGGCGGGCTCGTCACCGACGACATCACCAACGCCATGGTGAAGGAGCGGCTCTCCCGCCCCGACGTGGCGCCGGGCTTCATCCTCGACGGCTACCCGCGCACGGTGGTGCAGGCGGAGTACCTCGACGGCCTGCTGCGCTCGCTGGGCCGGTCCATCGACCGCGCGCTCTCGTACGAGGTCCCCGAGGAGCTCGTGGTCGAGCGGATCAGCGGCCGCCGGAGCTGCCCGAGGTGCGGGGCGGTCTACCACGTGTCGCAGAACCCGCCGCACCGCGCCGGCTTCTGCGACCGCGACGACGCCGCCCTGGTGCAGCGCGAGGACGACAAGCCGGAGAACGTCCGCAAGCGCATGCAGGAGTACGGCACCAAGACCGAGCCGCTGAAGCGCTACTACCGCGATCGCGGCGAGCTGTCGGACGTCGAGGGCGTCGGCACGCCCGAGGGCATCCTCGCCGTGACGAAGAAGGTCCTGGGCCGCTAG
- the rpsD gene encoding 30S ribosomal protein S4, whose product MARYSESVCRLCRRENLKMYLKGDRCYTDKCAIERRPYPPGQHGQGRTKFSEYGVQLREKQKVKRMYGLLEAGFRHAYQNAAAAKGKTGENLLQTLELRLDNVVFRLGFADTRNEARQLVRHGHFKVNGRKVNIPSYLCRPGDKVELKDRSKKVVRITEALEAVDRRGVPAWLDLDKGGFKGTVKTSPAREDITMPIQEQLIVELYSK is encoded by the coding sequence GTGGCCCGTTACAGCGAAAGCGTCTGCCGGCTCTGCCGCCGGGAAAACCTCAAGATGTATCTCAAGGGCGATCGGTGCTACACCGACAAGTGCGCCATCGAGCGCCGCCCGTATCCTCCCGGCCAGCACGGCCAGGGCCGGACCAAGTTCTCCGAGTACGGCGTCCAGCTCCGCGAGAAGCAGAAGGTGAAGCGGATGTACGGCCTGCTCGAGGCCGGGTTCCGTCACGCCTACCAGAACGCGGCGGCCGCCAAGGGCAAGACCGGCGAGAACCTGCTGCAGACCCTCGAGCTCCGGCTCGACAACGTGGTCTTCCGGCTCGGCTTCGCGGACACCCGCAACGAGGCCCGGCAGCTCGTCCGCCACGGCCACTTCAAGGTGAACGGCCGCAAGGTCAACATCCCCAGCTACCTGTGCCGGCCCGGCGACAAGGTGGAGCTGAAGGACCGCTCGAAGAAGGTGGTCCGGATCACCGAGGCGCTCGAGGCGGTGGACCGCCGCGGCGTGCCGGCGTGGCTCGACCTGGACAAGGGCGGCTTCAAGGGCACCGTGAAGACCTCGCCGGCGCGCGAGGACATCACCATGCCGATCCAGGAGCAGCTGATCGTCGAGCTGTACTCGAAGTAG
- the rpmJ gene encoding 50S ribosomal protein L36: MKVRASVKKICDKCKVIKRKGTVRIICPANPRHKQRQG; the protein is encoded by the coding sequence ATGAAGGTCCGCGCGTCGGTCAAGAAGATTTGCGACAAGTGCAAGGTCATCAAGCGCAAGGGCACCGTGCGGATCATCTGCCCGGCGAACCCCCGCCACAAGCAGCGCCAGGGCTAG
- the secY gene encoding preprotein translocase subunit SecY, which yields MAAASGLFNIFRIAELRKRLVFTLGMLAVYRLGIFVTTPGVDRRAMQDVVAQQGSLLGLLNFFSGGAFEQLSIFALGIMPYVSASIILQLLTVVVPSLEKMQKEGELGRRKITQYTRYGTVILSAIQGYGIATYLESLRAGNGVAVVGDPGWGFRLLTMVSLAAGTAFIMWMGEQITERGVGNGISLIIFAGIVARVPAAIYTTVRQLGASGSQLSGLGLLVLTALMVVVIGAIVYVERGQRRIPIQYAKRMVGRKLYGGQSTHLPLKVNTSGVIPPIFASSLLLLPATMAGWFPFLQRMSNAIQAGSWIYNTIYVALIIFFAYFYTAVTFNPVDVADNLKKYGGYIPGIRPGKKTADYIDFVLSRITFGGAIYLAAICVLPTIITNEFGVNFYFGGTSLLIVVGVALDTVQQIEGHLITRHYEGFTGPRGPRIRGRRMTTGQAVGA from the coding sequence ATGGCGGCAGCGAGCGGGCTGTTCAACATCTTCCGGATCGCCGAGCTCCGGAAGCGGCTGGTCTTCACCCTCGGGATGCTGGCCGTCTACCGGCTCGGCATCTTCGTCACCACCCCCGGCGTGGACCGGCGGGCGATGCAGGACGTGGTCGCCCAGCAGGGCAGCCTGCTCGGCCTGCTCAACTTCTTCTCCGGCGGCGCCTTCGAGCAGCTCTCGATCTTCGCGCTCGGCATCATGCCGTACGTGTCGGCGTCCATCATCCTGCAGCTCCTGACGGTGGTGGTCCCGTCGCTCGAGAAGATGCAGAAGGAAGGCGAGCTGGGGCGGCGCAAGATCACGCAGTACACGCGCTACGGCACGGTGATCCTCTCCGCGATCCAGGGCTACGGCATCGCCACCTACCTCGAGTCGCTGCGCGCCGGGAACGGCGTGGCGGTGGTGGGTGATCCGGGCTGGGGCTTCCGCCTGCTCACCATGGTGTCGCTCGCCGCCGGCACCGCGTTCATCATGTGGATGGGCGAGCAGATCACCGAGCGCGGCGTCGGCAACGGCATCTCGCTCATCATCTTCGCGGGCATCGTGGCCCGCGTCCCGGCCGCCATCTACACCACGGTCCGGCAGCTCGGCGCCTCCGGCTCGCAGCTCAGCGGCCTGGGCCTGCTCGTGCTCACCGCGCTGATGGTGGTGGTGATCGGGGCGATCGTCTACGTGGAGCGCGGCCAGCGCCGCATCCCGATCCAGTACGCGAAGCGCATGGTGGGCCGGAAGCTCTACGGCGGCCAGTCCACGCACCTGCCGCTGAAGGTGAACACCTCCGGCGTCATCCCGCCCATCTTCGCGTCGTCGCTGCTGCTGCTGCCGGCCACCATGGCGGGCTGGTTCCCGTTCCTGCAGCGGATGTCGAACGCCATCCAGGCGGGGAGCTGGATCTACAACACCATCTACGTCGCGCTGATCATCTTCTTCGCGTACTTCTACACCGCGGTGACGTTCAACCCGGTCGACGTGGCCGACAACCTCAAGAAGTACGGCGGCTACATCCCCGGCATCCGCCCGGGCAAGAAGACCGCCGACTACATCGACTTCGTGCTGTCCCGCATCACCTTCGGCGGCGCCATCTACCTGGCCGCCATCTGCGTGCTGCCGACGATCATCACGAACGAGTTCGGGGTGAACTTCTACTTCGGCGGCACCTCGCTGCTCATCGTGGTGGGCGTGGCGCTCGACACCGTGCAGCAGATCGAGGGGCACCTCATCACCCGGCACTACGAAGGCTTCACCGGCCCGCGGGGCCCGCGCATCCGCGGGCGGCGCATGACGACGGGGCAGGCGGTCGGCGCGTGA